One window of the Leptospira koniambonensis genome contains the following:
- the cysE gene encoding serine O-acetyltransferase — MFENIKAIKKNDPAAKSYLEVILCYPGLHALWFHSLAHFLYKIKIPLFPRIINTFARFLTGIDIHPGAKIEPGIFIDHGQGVVIGETAEVAKGCLILQGVTLGGTGKESGKRHPTLKENVVVGAGAKILGNIVIEHNVRIGAGSVVLRDVPADCTVVGVPGKVVRSKVDFGKEGERMLDHGELPDPVARVFSILVEKIDTLQKEVNELYAKSNIKEKKSDSKNEDEELNEFIHGGGI, encoded by the coding sequence TTGTTCGAAAACATCAAAGCAATTAAAAAAAACGATCCAGCAGCAAAGTCTTATTTGGAAGTCATTCTTTGCTATCCGGGTTTACATGCGCTTTGGTTCCATTCTTTGGCACACTTTTTATATAAGATCAAAATTCCTTTATTTCCTAGGATCATCAATACTTTCGCAAGATTTTTGACTGGGATAGACATTCATCCGGGAGCAAAAATTGAACCTGGGATCTTTATTGATCATGGCCAAGGTGTTGTCATAGGAGAGACCGCAGAAGTCGCAAAAGGATGTTTGATCCTACAAGGAGTAACCTTGGGCGGAACAGGCAAAGAAAGCGGCAAAAGACATCCCACCTTAAAAGAGAATGTAGTAGTTGGAGCCGGAGCAAAAATTTTAGGAAATATAGTCATCGAACATAATGTTCGGATTGGTGCCGGTTCTGTGGTGCTCAGAGATGTTCCTGCAGATTGTACTGTTGTTGGAGTTCCAGGAAAAGTAGTCCGTTCCAAAGTAGATTTCGGAAAAGAAGGAGAAAGAATGCTGGATCATGGAGAACTTCCTGACCCGGTCGCAAGAGTTTTCTCCATTCTGGTAGAAAAGATAGATACATTGCAAAAAGAAGTGAACGAGTTATACGCAAAATCCAATATCAAAGAAAAAAAGTCTGACTCTAAAAACGAGGATGAAGAGTTAAATGAGTTCATCCACGGCGGCGGAATCTAA
- the mpl36 gene encoding RlpA family plasminogen-binding lipoprotein MPL36, whose protein sequence is MKQIAAIFALITVTACASSETRRSISASGDPSEIFFEKEIVPMDQESKRDMVLAKNSSASRGLDDLLADNKPVKATTPSRQQSGSNGDFDEVGYSSWYGPKFHGKPTASGEIFDKTKLTAAHPSLPLGSVVRVKNLENDKEVLVKVNDRGPFVKDRIIDLSEKAAENLEFKDVGIARVGLTVVSKGGAAESEDMEGLEDEEALLKENKPERLTPKKAVTPAPLVKGAPKGQTVQVGVFRNSRLAEDYRKNLSAEYGEKVYLFEREGMFVLQMGDFMDRAKADLLKSKLKEDGVDCFIPKK, encoded by the coding sequence ATGAAACAGATAGCTGCTATCTTCGCATTGATAACTGTTACCGCTTGCGCTTCTTCAGAAACAAGAAGAAGTATCAGCGCGTCCGGAGATCCTTCCGAAATATTTTTTGAAAAAGAAATCGTCCCAATGGACCAAGAGTCCAAAAGAGATATGGTTCTGGCTAAGAACTCTTCCGCTTCCAGAGGATTGGATGATCTTCTTGCGGATAATAAACCAGTAAAAGCCACTACGCCTTCCAGACAACAATCAGGATCCAATGGAGATTTCGACGAGGTCGGATATTCTTCTTGGTATGGCCCTAAATTTCACGGTAAGCCAACAGCTAGTGGAGAAATTTTCGACAAAACAAAACTGACTGCCGCTCACCCAAGCCTTCCTTTAGGTTCAGTGGTTCGAGTTAAAAATCTGGAAAACGATAAAGAAGTTTTAGTAAAAGTAAATGACCGCGGACCTTTCGTAAAAGATAGGATCATCGATCTTTCTGAAAAAGCAGCAGAGAACTTGGAATTCAAAGATGTTGGAATTGCAAGAGTTGGTCTCACTGTAGTTAGCAAAGGTGGAGCAGCTGAGTCAGAAGACATGGAAGGTTTGGAAGATGAAGAAGCTCTTCTAAAAGAAAACAAACCTGAAAGACTTACTCCTAAAAAAGCTGTGACCCCGGCTCCGTTAGTGAAGGGAGCTCCAAAAGGACAAACTGTCCAAGTTGGCGTTTTCAGAAACAGCAGACTTGCTGAAGATTACAGAAAAAATCTTTCTGCAGAATATGGTGAGAAAGTTTATCTATTCGAAAGAGAAGGAATGTTTGTTCTTCAAATGGGTGATTTTATGGATCGCGCAAAAGCGGACCTTCTAAAATCCAAATTGAAGGAAGACGGAGTGGATTGTTTTATCCCTAAAAAATAA
- a CDS encoding tetratricopeptide repeat protein — MTEADIKRKFNEALKLEKEGKISQAAKIYSEILGMNPKFQKAYLNLGALYSRTGDSENAIKTYQKALELGKTTELYYNLGVELYRLGSLDAAVKALKGSLELNKKYLNSHLLLAYCYKQLDRPDKSELYLKNAIKLDPKNKTAYAALATIYFDTEKWEQALAAANIAIQINPNDPRMEILMTEIHVKLGNYKQSFETLKKVTSTAQGFVQFNDSIKQAKQKPKAEEKVFFDNLEVLTRKKLDEFKNKLTLSKESPQDFEAPEAQDALDLSLMYLFHGDSERALKYLLYAQKNLQENPTSETG; from the coding sequence ATGACCGAGGCCGATATCAAACGAAAGTTCAACGAGGCTTTAAAACTCGAAAAAGAAGGGAAAATCTCCCAGGCGGCCAAAATATATTCTGAAATTTTGGGAATGAACCCCAAATTCCAGAAGGCTTATTTAAACCTCGGTGCACTTTATTCTCGGACCGGAGATTCTGAGAATGCAATTAAGACCTACCAAAAGGCACTCGAACTTGGAAAAACCACTGAACTTTATTATAATCTTGGAGTAGAGTTATATCGACTCGGAAGTTTAGATGCTGCAGTCAAAGCACTCAAAGGTTCTCTCGAGTTAAATAAAAAATATCTGAACTCTCATCTACTTCTTGCATATTGTTATAAACAATTAGATCGCCCGGACAAATCAGAACTTTATCTAAAGAATGCAATCAAGTTAGATCCTAAAAATAAAACCGCTTATGCTGCACTTGCCACCATATACTTTGATACTGAAAAATGGGAACAAGCATTAGCAGCTGCTAACATAGCGATCCAGATCAACCCGAATGATCCCAGAATGGAAATCCTGATGACGGAGATCCATGTTAAACTTGGAAATTATAAACAATCATTCGAAACTCTTAAGAAAGTAACTTCAACCGCTCAAGGATTTGTGCAGTTCAATGATTCGATTAAACAAGCCAAACAAAAGCCAAAGGCAGAAGAGAAAGTATTCTTTGATAATCTAGAAGTTTTAACTCGAAAAAAATTGGATGAATTTAAGAATAAACTTACTCTCTCTAAGGAAAGTCCTCAGGATTTCGAGGCTCCGGAAGCACAGGACGCGCTTGATCTTTCTCTTATGTATTTGTTTCATGGAGATTCAGAACGGGCCCTAAAGTATTTATTATATGCACAGAAAAACCTACAGGAAAATCCAACTTCTGAAACCGGTTAA
- a CDS encoding tetratricopeptide repeat protein: MFLYLTATDYTREKVDSVKSPWEAKTHRGKAILAPDKNNLGILFVRFSLIDDAEDEFLSSQKLLPNNPIPSLNLLRLYYLVEDISEAKKYLETFLKQSPPIERKKFENLLIEAQREEELVIFRDALSTIPGQEVYAWEGLAEYFFSKQEWSKSYYYLEKILQQSPFHKNARGLMLKMAHILEKWDDVLVFGLSLSGTGERIPELEYYIAHAYYEKRRYSETLDWLHKAPESEKESLVFLELWKLSLLSKNPKADVSPLLPYFRKLKSKGLQFTEEEFFPTLTPEGKETMDRVRYGR, translated from the coding sequence ATGTTTTTGTATCTTACTGCTACAGATTATACAAGGGAGAAGGTGGACTCTGTAAAAAGTCCTTGGGAAGCAAAAACCCATAGAGGAAAAGCAATCCTTGCTCCGGACAAAAACAATCTGGGAATTTTATTCGTAAGATTCTCGCTTATCGATGATGCAGAAGACGAGTTTCTAAGTTCACAAAAACTTCTCCCTAATAATCCGATACCTTCACTTAATCTATTACGTTTATATTATCTAGTAGAAGATATTTCAGAAGCCAAAAAATACCTGGAAACATTCCTAAAACAATCTCCTCCAATTGAACGCAAAAAATTCGAAAACCTTTTAATAGAAGCACAAAGAGAAGAAGAGCTTGTGATCTTTAGAGATGCACTTTCTACAATTCCAGGTCAGGAAGTTTATGCTTGGGAAGGTTTAGCAGAATATTTTTTCTCGAAACAAGAATGGTCCAAAAGTTATTATTATCTGGAAAAGATCTTACAACAAAGTCCATTCCATAAGAACGCAAGAGGCCTAATGTTAAAGATGGCCCATATCCTAGAGAAATGGGACGATGTTTTGGTTTTTGGACTTAGTTTGAGTGGTACTGGAGAACGTATTCCTGAATTAGAATATTATATCGCTCACGCGTATTACGAAAAGAGAAGATATTCAGAAACATTGGATTGGCTTCACAAAGCACCTGAATCTGAAAAAGAATCTTTGGTATTTTTAGAATTATGGAAACTTTCTCTACTTTCCAAAAATCCTAAAGCGGATGTTTCTCCACTTCTTCCTTATTTTAGAAAATTGAAATCCAAAGGATTACAATTCACCGAAGAGGAATTTTTTCCTACCTTAACTCCGGAAGGAAAAGAAACAATGGATCGAGTTCGTTACGGGCGATAG
- the folP gene encoding dihydropteroate synthase gives MESDLPNRNQEEIFPPKPILFGVLNITNDSFSDGGKYLREDLALAKAKSLIVEGADVIDIGAQSSNIKAEPISEEMEWDRMKEIISELKKEKVAISVDTFRPYVIRKALEADVDYINNIRGFVDHESLDLLKAESSKSTKYVAMFSQDHSIKASESSDLKPETVVPLALEFFRERTKTFEALGLGDRLILDPGMGFFLSPDYKVSFAVLAKIVEILSEFPNLMVSVTKKSFLGNALGGLSVEDRIVPTAISETYLWSKGVRMIRTHSPKSFLLAMKTWEMSHGVYSPQRGLQERSDYRP, from the coding sequence ATGGAATCCGACCTGCCTAATAGAAACCAGGAAGAAATTTTCCCTCCAAAACCGATCCTATTCGGGGTTTTGAACATAACCAACGACTCTTTTTCGGATGGGGGAAAATACCTCCGAGAGGACCTGGCTTTAGCTAAGGCAAAATCTCTAATAGTAGAAGGCGCGGACGTTATAGATATTGGGGCCCAATCTTCTAATATAAAAGCGGAGCCCATTTCGGAAGAGATGGAATGGGATAGAATGAAGGAGATCATCTCCGAGCTCAAAAAGGAGAAGGTTGCCATCTCAGTAGATACGTTCCGTCCTTATGTCATACGAAAGGCGTTAGAAGCAGATGTAGATTATATCAATAATATCAGAGGTTTTGTAGATCATGAAAGTTTGGATCTTTTAAAAGCCGAGAGCAGCAAGTCCACAAAATACGTGGCAATGTTTTCTCAGGATCATTCCATCAAAGCGTCTGAATCTTCGGATTTAAAACCGGAGACAGTTGTGCCTCTTGCTCTGGAGTTTTTTCGAGAAAGAACAAAAACATTCGAGGCTTTAGGATTAGGGGATCGTTTGATTTTAGATCCAGGAATGGGATTTTTTCTAAGTCCTGATTATAAAGTAAGTTTTGCAGTTCTTGCAAAGATCGTCGAAATTCTTTCTGAGTTTCCAAACCTTATGGTCTCAGTTACTAAAAAATCTTTTTTGGGAAATGCTCTCGGAGGTTTGTCTGTAGAAGATAGAATTGTTCCGACTGCGATCTCAGAAACATATCTTTGGTCCAAAGGAGTTCGGATGATCAGAACTCATTCTCCCAAATCTTTTTTATTAGCAATGAAGACCTGGGAAATGTCCCACGGAGTTTATAGTCCGCAACGCGGGCTTCAGGAGCGAAGCGACTATCGCCCGTAA
- a CDS encoding OmpA family protein: protein MFFYNQGKGLVLKRNHFLSSVLAGTLLFFLFSWDGSAQPVPTLLERNFGSPLNTQNVEYNPIISPDGRYLIFQSNRPGGEGEMDIWLSENANYKKRDGEADWKKPVNLNQDIWEQNKKELPSGEKKSKLFNTDKYEGGISIRFDESGNPEEIFLTSVRNVKADREGFDALDIYYTKRDEKTRRWSDLIGISEINSNWTEKMPSISPDGKFLIFSSDRPGGYGEYDLWVSYRTVPTGVWSSPINLGSEINSKASEILPYIHPDGEQLYFSSNRENDRKKFSLYRSFLNLPGSSDTEDAEDKLTVSKTNLPHPVPEIGSLEKLPHPFNLDTAEGIDSEGISFDHEGLWAYISSNRNGGQGQYDIYRFQVPENLRNSYDVSFQGLVLDGSEATMIGLDATIKISDSIGPSRTITSKRIGGDLSKGNPTNFKTVLKTGRLYKVEISSPGFYPTEDKLDLRGNVERNKKVYKTYVLLPIKDEEKGKIVNTGDGDKGKGLNVVVVDAATKEPIAGATATVFTPKNRQGEILKYNSLSKNFHIELIPDTDFEIFAKAEKYISESVNILKKDIKPGSTISIALRKDSEVPVVLGTRLYFEFNKTEVTEAHRKQLDLIVDYLKKNPSDKIEIGGHTDNIASKEYNTRLSGNRARKVFDYIRSKGIQASRLKTRAYWYSRPDEDNSTEDGRAKNRRVDFRKL from the coding sequence ATGTTTTTTTACAATCAAGGAAAAGGACTCGTTCTAAAACGAAATCACTTTCTTAGCTCCGTCCTTGCCGGAACTCTTCTGTTTTTTTTATTTTCCTGGGATGGATCCGCCCAACCTGTTCCTACACTTTTGGAAAGAAATTTTGGATCTCCTTTAAATACACAAAACGTAGAATACAATCCTATCATCAGCCCTGACGGAAGATATCTGATCTTCCAATCCAATCGTCCAGGCGGAGAAGGAGAGATGGATATCTGGCTCTCCGAAAACGCTAATTATAAAAAAAGAGATGGGGAAGCTGATTGGAAGAAGCCTGTCAACCTGAACCAAGACATATGGGAACAGAATAAAAAGGAACTTCCTTCCGGAGAAAAAAAATCCAAACTATTCAATACTGATAAGTACGAAGGTGGGATCTCCATTCGATTCGATGAGTCCGGAAACCCTGAGGAAATTTTTCTAACTTCTGTCCGAAATGTAAAAGCAGATAGAGAAGGTTTTGACGCATTAGATATTTATTATACTAAAAGAGATGAAAAAACAAGACGTTGGAGCGACTTGATTGGTATCTCTGAGATCAATTCTAATTGGACGGAAAAGATGCCTTCCATTTCTCCGGATGGAAAATTTCTGATCTTTTCTTCCGATCGTCCAGGTGGATATGGAGAATATGATCTTTGGGTAAGTTATAGAACTGTTCCCACTGGCGTTTGGTCCAGTCCTATCAATCTAGGATCGGAGATCAATTCCAAGGCCAGTGAAATTCTTCCTTATATTCATCCGGATGGAGAACAATTATACTTCTCTTCTAATAGAGAAAACGATCGCAAAAAGTTTTCCTTATACCGCAGCTTTTTAAATCTTCCAGGAAGCTCTGACACTGAAGATGCAGAAGATAAACTTACAGTTTCTAAAACAAATCTTCCTCATCCAGTTCCTGAAATAGGAAGTTTAGAAAAACTTCCTCATCCATTTAATTTAGATACTGCAGAAGGAATCGATTCAGAAGGAATTTCTTTCGATCACGAAGGACTTTGGGCTTATATTTCTTCCAACCGAAATGGAGGACAGGGCCAATATGATATTTATAGATTCCAAGTCCCTGAAAACCTAAGGAACTCCTACGATGTATCCTTTCAGGGATTGGTCTTAGACGGCTCAGAAGCCACAATGATCGGTTTGGATGCGACTATCAAAATTTCTGATAGTATAGGACCTTCTCGCACGATTACTTCCAAAAGAATAGGTGGAGATCTTTCTAAAGGAAACCCGACAAACTTTAAAACCGTTTTAAAAACTGGAAGATTATATAAGGTAGAAATTTCTTCTCCAGGATTTTATCCCACTGAGGACAAGCTAGACTTACGTGGTAACGTAGAAAGAAATAAGAAAGTTTATAAAACTTATGTGCTTCTTCCTATCAAAGATGAAGAGAAAGGCAAAATAGTTAACACAGGCGACGGTGATAAAGGAAAGGGACTTAATGTGGTAGTAGTTGATGCCGCTACTAAAGAGCCAATCGCTGGAGCGACCGCTACAGTTTTTACTCCTAAGAATAGACAGGGAGAAATCTTAAAATACAACAGTTTGTCAAAAAATTTCCATATCGAGTTGATCCCCGACACTGATTTTGAAATCTTTGCAAAGGCTGAGAAATATATTTCCGAAAGTGTTAATATCTTGAAGAAAGATATTAAACCTGGCTCTACAATTTCTATAGCCTTAAGGAAAGATTCAGAAGTTCCAGTTGTTTTAGGTACTAGACTCTATTTTGAATTCAATAAGACTGAAGTAACTGAAGCACATCGCAAACAACTTGATCTGATTGTAGACTATCTCAAGAAGAATCCGTCCGATAAAATAGAGATTGGGGGCCATACAGATAATATAGCTTCCAAAGAATATAATACTCGCTTAAGCGGGAACAGAGCGCGGAAAGTTTTTGACTACATTCGTAGCAAAGGGATCCAAGCTTCTAGGTTAAAAACCAGAGCTTATTGGTATTCCAGACCTGACGAAGATAACTCTACCGAAGATGGAAGAGCTAAAAACAGGAGGGTCGACTTCCGCAAGCTATAA
- a CDS encoding DUF1577 domain-containing protein, whose amino-acid sequence MEVEYRSYLQSPRIWDTIKDPQKVGYILKEYVHNNGLFLKESPLKQELQILQTTPEGKIFLRVDPESLNEEGEITVYKTLSKHMEIGFKVESVNHEDGVVICSPEYVRIAKDGRILPRIEGLQGKVVAHRFHMLKKEQDSTKVLGTSGQILLTDLHKNILSEYPYSRLVFPTGKELSFEQDLAKRTGKTIFVKDAINMDPLSQEEAGGFNILDLKQELEDEMILEDRTKVYRSGKIQSFAVYPIYYKDPSGSKLVALGYAETKDRILDPAILKKYVELEDVFNERIEDSNTLDVDIRQNVINASEGGILLEVTESQLVESFLHKPFFTADITFKMQAPLRFAFKIRHISQIGEIYLVGAEIVGSNDAKTNMTLLKKNLSFIKSV is encoded by the coding sequence ATGGAAGTCGAGTACCGATCTTACCTACAATCACCAAGAATATGGGATACCATCAAGGATCCTCAAAAAGTAGGTTATATTCTGAAAGAGTACGTACATAATAACGGACTCTTTCTGAAAGAAAGTCCCTTAAAACAAGAATTACAAATCTTACAAACTACTCCTGAAGGAAAAATTTTCCTTAGGGTCGACCCTGAATCTTTGAATGAAGAAGGCGAAATCACAGTTTACAAAACCTTAAGTAAACATATGGAAATCGGCTTTAAAGTAGAATCCGTGAATCATGAGGACGGAGTAGTGATCTGTTCTCCTGAATACGTAAGGATCGCAAAAGACGGCCGTATTCTTCCAAGAATAGAAGGATTACAAGGCAAAGTAGTAGCGCATAGATTCCATATGCTTAAGAAAGAACAGGATTCCACGAAAGTTTTGGGAACTTCCGGCCAAATCCTACTTACAGACTTACATAAGAATATTTTATCCGAATATCCGTATTCCAGACTGGTATTTCCTACCGGGAAAGAACTAAGCTTCGAACAAGACTTAGCAAAACGTACAGGCAAAACTATCTTTGTAAAAGATGCGATCAATATGGATCCTCTTTCTCAAGAAGAGGCAGGCGGTTTCAATATTCTAGATCTAAAACAAGAATTAGAAGATGAGATGATCCTAGAAGATAGAACCAAAGTTTATCGTTCAGGGAAAATTCAATCTTTTGCGGTCTATCCAATCTATTACAAAGATCCTTCCGGATCAAAGCTCGTTGCTTTAGGTTATGCGGAGACTAAGGATAGGATCTTAGATCCAGCTATTCTAAAAAAATATGTAGAGTTAGAAGACGTGTTTAATGAAAGGATAGAAGACTCCAATACTCTGGATGTCGATATCCGTCAAAACGTGATCAACGCTTCCGAAGGTGGAATTCTTTTAGAAGTAACCGAATCCCAGCTAGTCGAATCTTTTCTGCATAAACCTTTCTTTACTGCGGATATAACTTTTAAGATGCAAGCTCCACTGAGATTCGCATTTAAAATCCGACATATTTCTCAGATCGGGGAAATTTACCTGGTCGGTGCAGAAATAGTTGGCTCCAACGATGCCAAGACGAATATGACTCTATTAAAGAAGAATTTAAGCTTCATTAAGAGCGTCTAA
- the hisS gene encoding histidine--tRNA ligase, protein MEKQKAFLPTAPYKGTRDFYPEEMRFRNWMFSVMRKTVQSFGYEEYDGPILESFELYLAKSGEEIVQRQLYNFMDKGDRHVAIRPEMTPTLARMVAGEVRNLAKPIRWFSVPNLWRYEQPGKGRLREHWQLNVDLFGVNSYRAEVEIILIANAILENFKAPKGSYQIKVSHRGILDSFLNQTLALAPEKAHSVSKLLDKKSKISKENFEEEIKPLLSNPDKQLTLIYKYLDTNLQTIGDLEGIDPSSVEFIRNLFSDLGSLGIKDQLEFDPSIIRGFDYYTGCIFEVFDTNPENRRSLYGGGRYDNLIGLFSNEQLSGIGFGLGDVTFKNFLEGHGLVPKDLNSKNAVLIPLMEDKVFPEVLKLAEELRKEGIGVETMLEPAKLGKQIQTAEKKGYRFLIFLGESELSENKVQLKDIVSGEQSSVSRSDLISILRKSLLG, encoded by the coding sequence TTGGAAAAACAGAAAGCCTTTTTACCCACAGCCCCATACAAGGGGACAAGAGATTTTTATCCGGAAGAAATGAGATTCCGAAATTGGATGTTTTCCGTAATGAGGAAGACTGTCCAATCTTTCGGGTACGAAGAATACGACGGCCCGATCCTAGAATCTTTCGAACTCTATCTTGCAAAAAGCGGAGAAGAGATCGTCCAACGACAACTTTACAATTTTATGGATAAAGGCGATCGTCATGTTGCGATCCGTCCAGAAATGACTCCTACTCTGGCAAGAATGGTTGCCGGAGAAGTAAGAAATCTTGCTAAACCTATCCGCTGGTTTTCCGTCCCGAACTTATGGAGATATGAGCAACCTGGAAAGGGACGTCTTAGAGAACATTGGCAGCTCAATGTGGATCTGTTCGGAGTAAATTCTTATAGAGCAGAAGTAGAGATCATTCTGATCGCTAATGCAATTTTAGAAAATTTTAAAGCTCCTAAAGGAAGTTATCAGATCAAAGTTTCTCATAGAGGAATTTTGGATTCATTCTTAAACCAAACTTTGGCTTTAGCTCCAGAAAAAGCACATTCAGTTTCCAAACTTTTAGATAAAAAATCCAAAATCAGCAAAGAAAATTTTGAAGAGGAGATCAAACCTCTACTTTCTAATCCAGATAAACAATTAACTCTTATTTATAAATACTTAGATACCAATCTACAAACGATCGGAGATTTAGAAGGTATAGATCCTTCTTCTGTTGAATTTATTCGAAATCTATTTTCTGATCTGGGTTCTCTGGGGATCAAAGACCAATTGGAATTTGATCCCTCTATCATTCGTGGGTTTGATTATTATACAGGTTGTATTTTCGAAGTATTCGATACCAATCCTGAAAACAGAAGATCCTTATACGGCGGAGGAAGATACGACAACTTGATCGGGCTCTTCTCCAATGAACAACTTTCTGGGATCGGTTTTGGATTAGGAGATGTGACCTTCAAAAACTTTTTAGAAGGACATGGACTCGTTCCAAAAGATCTGAATTCTAAAAATGCTGTTTTAATTCCTTTGATGGAAGATAAAGTTTTTCCTGAAGTTCTGAAACTCGCAGAAGAACTGAGAAAAGAAGGAATCGGAGTGGAAACAATGCTCGAGCCTGCAAAACTCGGCAAACAAATCCAGACGGCAGAAAAAAAGGGATATCGTTTCTTGATCTTCTTGGGAGAATCCGAACTCTCCGAAAACAAGGTCCAGTTAAAAGATATCGTCTCAGGAGAACAATCTTCTGTTTCTAGATCCGATCTAATCTCCATTTTACGGAAATCCTTACTTGGATAA
- a CDS encoding phosphatase PAP2 family protein gives MFIREKIHSPLLNKTLSRINRGEIMLVLILPYLAYAAWQGSLPYPWWIVIPYAGLVAYANDRFVLVLKKLIARKRPLVTVAGKVDQNPDMKHSFPSAHASNSMTAALILVFLFGFPEWFLVLSLLAGIGRLLSLHHFPSDVLGGWLIGTCFGTLGLFLGRWLLPLLFGTT, from the coding sequence ATGTTTATTCGCGAAAAAATCCATTCACCACTTCTAAACAAAACTCTCTCTAGGATCAATCGTGGAGAGATAATGTTAGTTCTTATTCTTCCTTATCTCGCATATGCAGCATGGCAAGGAAGCCTTCCTTATCCCTGGTGGATTGTAATTCCTTATGCAGGGCTTGTCGCCTATGCAAATGATCGTTTTGTTTTAGTATTAAAGAAGCTAATCGCTCGTAAGAGGCCGCTAGTTACTGTGGCTGGAAAAGTAGATCAGAACCCGGATATGAAACATTCATTTCCTTCTGCCCATGCATCTAACTCGATGACAGCAGCATTGATCTTAGTGTTCTTGTTTGGTTTTCCGGAATGGTTTTTGGTGCTGAGTCTTTTGGCGGGAATCGGAAGATTATTATCTCTACACCATTTTCCCTCCGATGTGCTCGGAGGGTGGTTGATAGGAACTTGTTTCGGGACCTTAGGCCTTTTTCTTGGCCGCTGGCTTCTTCCCTTGTTGTTTGGAACCACCTAA
- a CDS encoding Re/Si-specific NAD(P)(+) transhydrogenase subunit alpha has protein sequence MNIGVLKEAKEETRVAVTPDVVDAFKKIGASVIIEKGAGEGSFFSDEDYKKAGATIQSRADVLKKSDLIVSIHLADGASLSKIKKGAFYLGMFQPAVNPQVIKKLAAQNITVLSLDAIARITRAQSMDVLSSQATVAGYKAVLIASTHLTRFFPMLTTAAGTITPASVLIIGAGVAGLQAIASSRRLGAVVDVFDTRPEVKEQVQSLGAKFVEVEGATHSAAAGGYAVEQTEEYKKRQQEAIEKFASKADVIITTALIPGRKAPIIITKKIVDRMKAGSVVVDLASPNGGNCEYTQHGKVVLTKNGVSVVGHQNLAGSLPSDASRMFAKNVLNYLKLLVKEKKINFDLNDEVIASTTITHEGEIRHKLTLDALGGSKQQGKKPAAKKKA, from the coding sequence ATGAATATCGGAGTTTTAAAAGAAGCTAAAGAAGAGACTAGAGTTGCGGTCACGCCGGACGTAGTTGATGCCTTTAAAAAAATCGGTGCTTCTGTTATCATCGAGAAAGGCGCTGGAGAAGGATCTTTTTTCTCCGACGAAGATTATAAAAAAGCCGGAGCGACGATTCAATCTCGCGCGGACGTTCTGAAAAAATCCGACCTAATAGTGAGCATTCACTTAGCGGATGGAGCAAGTTTATCTAAGATCAAAAAAGGAGCTTTCTATTTAGGAATGTTCCAACCTGCAGTTAATCCTCAGGTTATCAAAAAGCTTGCTGCTCAAAATATTACAGTATTGAGTTTAGATGCGATCGCTCGTATCACTCGCGCTCAGTCAATGGACGTTCTTTCATCCCAAGCAACTGTTGCTGGATACAAAGCTGTTCTTATTGCTTCCACTCATTTGACCAGATTTTTCCCGATGTTAACTACTGCTGCAGGAACAATTACTCCTGCTTCTGTTCTTATCATTGGTGCTGGCGTTGCAGGCTTACAAGCAATTGCAAGCTCCAGAAGATTAGGCGCTGTAGTAGACGTATTCGATACTCGCCCTGAAGTAAAAGAGCAAGTTCAATCTCTTGGTGCTAAATTCGTTGAGGTCGAAGGTGCAACTCACTCTGCCGCTGCAGGTGGTTACGCTGTAGAACAAACTGAAGAATATAAAAAACGTCAGCAAGAAGCGATCGAAAAATTCGCTTCTAAAGCGGACGTGATCATCACTACAGCTTTGATCCCAGGAAGAAAAGCTCCTATCATCATCACTAAAAAGATCGTAGATAGAATGAAAGCTGGATCCGTAGTAGTGGACCTTGCTTCTCCAAACGGAGGAAACTGCGAGTACACTCAACATGGTAAGGTTGTATTAACGAAAAACGGAGTTTCCGTAGTTGGTCACCAAAACCTGGCAGGTTCCCTTCCTTCAGATGCTTCTAGAATGTTCGCTAAGAACGTATTAAATTATCTGAAACTATTGGTTAAAGAGAAGAAGATTAACTTTGACCTGAACGACGAAGTTATCGCTTCTACGACGATCACTCACGAAGGAGAGATCCGTCACAAACTTACTTTGGATGCCTTAGGTGGTTCCAAACAACAAGGGAAGAAGCCAGCGGCCAAGAAAAAGGCCTAA